The nucleotide window GTATGGATATGGGTATGGACGACATGATGCACATGACCTTCTTTTGGGGGAAGAATGCAGAGGTACTGTTCAAAGGATGGCCTGGACACAGTTCTGGCATGTATGCACTGTCCTTGATAGTGGTATTTGTTTTGGCTATTATTGTTGAGTGGCTCTCTCACTGCCAGTTAATCAAGGCCGATACGAACCATGTCTCTGCCGGGTTGCTTAAGACCGTGATGCATGCTTTGAGGGTTGGTGTTTCTCTGGTGTTGATGTTGGCGGTCATGTCTTTCAACGTTGGTGTGTTCTTAGCCGCCCTGGTCGGTCATACTGTGGGGTTCTTGCTCTTTGGGAGTGGGATTTTCAAGAAATCAGACACTATTCCTCATAAAGTTTCTGATCTTCCTCCAATGAGTTGTTGATTGATGAATAATTCATCTCTGTTTCCAGGAATTAGTCaacttttcatattttatacatCCTTAATCAGTTATGTTTTTGGGTGGTAACTATGATGTTCGTTTCGTAAAAATAGACAGTTTTGTGGTCATTTTTGTTTGGTTCTCAGTTCTCGCATAAGGAGAAGATATTGGTTGCTCCACCCGCTAGATGCATCATTTTTGGCgggaaagaaataaataaaaatgtatatggtggaataaaataataaaaaatgtgtTTGGCATCGTGGTGTCAA belongs to Tripterygium wilfordii isolate XIE 37 chromosome 2, ASM1340144v1, whole genome shotgun sequence and includes:
- the LOC119980301 gene encoding copper transporter 1-like; this encodes MDGMHDHGMGDMGMGMDMGMDDMMHMTFFWGKNAEVLFKGWPGHSSGMYALSLIVVFVLAIIVEWLSHCQLIKADTNHVSAGLLKTVMHALRVGVSLVLMLAVMSFNVGVFLAALVGHTVGFLLFGSGIFKKSDTIPHKVSDLPPMSC